A single window of Corythoichthys intestinalis isolate RoL2023-P3 chromosome 21, ASM3026506v1, whole genome shotgun sequence DNA harbors:
- the bsk146 gene encoding serine/threonine-protein kinase SBK1 — protein MSSSPLTSRANMDILDELQLIAAQNLEKLEVNKYYEVMRELGKGTYGKVDLVIHKIRGTKMALKFLKKKTTKLKSFLREYSISLYLSPCPFIINMFGIAFETDEYYVFAQEYALAGDLFDIIPPQVGLPEAVAKRCVHQVAIALDYLHCKKLVHRDIKPENILIFDRECRKVKLSDFGMTRRAGSPVKRVSGTIPYTAPELCDVSRHEGFCVDYSTDVWAFGVLLFCMLTGNFPWEKALASDSFYQEFIRWQRRRTNTVPSQWRRFTEQALRMFRRLLSVEQERRCSVKEVFGYFSHSWMLDSENNNGNAVGERVIGGGGGGNARGEVNDNMSSSSSGEEDEELLVERMKQQTLSPATAERGGAAKGAMMELGGGHHFVSVSTNSSVSSTNSYERAPRENGSPGGRMLVTTPIEICV, from the exons ATGAGTTCCTCTCCGCTGACGTCGCGAGCTAACATGGACATCCTGGACGAGCTGCAGCTGATCGCAGCCCAGAACCTGGAGAAGTTGGAAGTCAACAAATACTACGAAGTCATGCGAGAGCTCGGCAAGGGCACCTATGGCAAAGTGGACCTTGTCATTCACAAGATTAGAG GTACAAAAATGGCACTGAAATTCTTGAAGAAGAAGACCACCAAGCTGAAGTCTTTCCTTAGGGAGTACAGCATCTCCCTCTACTTGTCTCCCTGCCCTTTTATAATCAACATGTTCGGCATCGCCTTCGAGACGGACGAGTACTACGTATTTGCGCAGGAGTACGCGCTGGCAGGGGACCTCTTCGACATCATTCCTCCGCAG GTTGGTCTCCCCGAAGCGGTGGCGAAGCGCTGCGTGCACCAAGTGGCCATTGCTTTGGATTACCTGCACTGTAAGAAGCTGGTCCACAGGGATATCAAGCCCGAAAACATCCTTATATTTGACCGGGAGTGTCGCAAGGTTAAGCTGTCTGACTTCGGCATGACCCGTCGCGCAGGATCCCCCGTCAAACGA GTCAGCGGCACTATTCCGTACACGGCCCCTGAGCTGTGCGATGTGTCCCGCCACGAGGGATTCTGCGTAGACTACAGTACCGACGTGTGGGCCTTCGGCGTGCTCCTCTTCTGCATGCTTACCGGCAACTTCCCGTGGGAGAAGGCCCTAGCCTCCGACTCCTTCTACCAGGAGTTCATCCGCTGGCAGAGgaggaggaccaacacggtgccTTCCCAGTGGAGACGCTTCACCGAGCAAGCCCTGCGTATGTTCCGCCGTTTGCTCTCTGTAGAGCAGGAGCGTCGCTGCTCCGTCAAAGAGGTCTTCGGGTACTTCAGCCACTCGTGGATGCTGGACAGCGAGAACAACAACGGCAATGCGGTCGGGGAAAGGGTCATCGGCGGCGGAGGAGGAGGTAACGCGCGAGGGGAGGTCAACGACAATATGTCCTCGTCTTCATCTGGGGAAGAAGACGAGGAACTTTTAGTGGAGCGGATGAAACAGCAGACTCTGTCGCCGGCGACCGCCGAGCGGGGCGGTGCGGCCAAGGGCGCCATGATGGAACTGGGCGGAGGCCACCATTTCGTATCCGTGTCCACCAACAGCTCGGTGTCGTCCACCAACAGCTACGAGCGCGCGCCGCGAGAGAACGGCTCGCCTGGAGGCCGCATGCTGGTCACCACGCCCATCGAGATCTGCGTTTGA
- the si:dkey-94l16.4 gene encoding retinoic acid-induced protein 1, with protein sequence MEQPPGSLDDLQPQDLSTSSIRSVVDLTKKASQNVMSCNVQRLIHMPDWHPNSGLLETTSSNASHQSVDQIQPDNALSHTTVTLSYVSRSHIYSSSQPLTGLQPIRKFSLIPSCEAETAYTLNQHYLEPIGKPVDLATKSFHSLSKPPEIDVVYLPQQLCELNGAVNLSTTIREEHSERLENGQHDSCSSSVVATEMSPETPMTVLSNDESGGSSETPPQIFKNEEQVVAENKMAAIELCSLTKDYKSPLEDPVSPSATSVEDVFMLPLTSSSPSGENSFRVDAVAWDEGAVELRSGIDNAAKSFDSSDENGQKTERVKKTELTPVIDLTEDGCLSRISEDKPKTVTPPHENGNVSPIQTTLQERKLPFRSNRGVRLESFIMNLSSTSYKVSGCINANIDVSKMATWDSYATNLKRNVRKSKAKQKAVSHCKKGQTNSIKTNHCQSTTSNRVNNSRKSNRKSPKFTKSTLEDTSRLGHLTSPVKSNRKHCLASSLRSNSSKKLVQSKLEKNQATPPACKVSPKSQRSAAKTKVAPTPKKRRKKHKPKPFSSIFAPKEPEIKLKYIHYREERKDFRYDNFSPFIRVHRKRSSTSLCSVVNYPEEGKTPQNRAQRELTDNSGNFISETVPSSSCLHLGRRSTQGQHRDSLVCCLCGLSANAMDLGDLHGPYYPAGYKPSTKESACSPTLKGDTDCDSDSSSCSDAGRRRKRAFVPSSWSHKPANQRWQKSYPLSRHRTADNTGSPAAKRACSEMWNTDGEDWYSPPVLPLDSCEYWLHEDCGIWSAGVFLVKGRIYGLVESVKVAQEMMCSACSAPGATLGCFFKGCPSKYHYRCALEADCVLIEENFSMKCKKHKNKTFKAPVGMHKDPSGKRPS encoded by the exons ATGGAGCAACCACCAGGGAGCTTAGATGATCTGCAACCTCAGGACCTATCCACCTCAAGCATCCGCAGCGTGGTTGACCTGACCAAGAAAGCTAGTCAGAATGTCATGTCCTGCAACGTCCAGCGCCTGATCCACATGCCAGACTGGCACCCAAACTCTGGATTGCTAGAGACTACATCCTCTAATGCCTCGCACCAATCAGTTGATCAAATTCAACCCGACAATGCCTTGTCCCACACTACAGTAACCCTATCCTACGTGAGCAGGTCTCACATTTACTCATCATCTCAGCCTCTAACCGGTTTGCAGCCTATCCGCAAATTCTCCCTCATCCCTTCTTGTGAGGCTGAAACCGCCTATACACTGAACCAGCATTACTTGGAACCTATCGGCAAACCAGTGGACCTCGCTACCAAGTCTTTTCATTCATTGTCTAAACCCCCAGAGATCGATGTGGTATATCTACCGCAGCAGCTTTGCGAGTTAAACGGGGCTGTAAATTTAAGCACGACGATCAGAGAAGAACACAGCGAACGGTTGGAGAACGGGCAACATGACAGCTGCTCAAGTTCAGTTGTGGCAACTGAAATGTCTCCAGAGACTCCCATGACTGTCCTAAGCAACGATGAGAGCGGGGGAAGCTCTGAGACACCGCCAcaaatctttaaaaatgaagAGCAAGTGGTAGCCGAGAACAAAATGGCTGCAATAGAGCTGTGCTCACTGACTAAGGACTATAAAAGCCCTCTAGAGGACCCCGTCTCGCCCTCTGCTACCTCAGTTGAAGATGTGTTCATGCTGCCCCTGACCTCCAGCTCACCAAGCGGGGAAAACTCTTTTCGAGTAGACGCGGTTGCATGGGATGAAGGAGCCGTTGAGCTCCGGTCAGGCATTGACAACGCTGCTAAAAGTTTCGATTCAAGCGATGAAAACGGACAGAAAACAGAACGCGTGAAAAAAACTGAGCTAACCCCTGTAATTGACTTGACAGAGGATGGATGTCTGTCAAGAATTTCAGAGGACAAACCCAAAACTGTCACCCCACCTCACGAAAACGGCAACGTCAGCCCAATCCAAACAACTCTACAGGAAAGGAAACTACCTTTCCGTTCTAATCGAGGCGTTCGCTTAGAATCGTTCATTATGAATCTCAGTTCAACCAGTTATAAAGTATCCGGATGCATTAATGCCAACATAGACGTTTCCAAAATGGCAACTTGGGATTCTTATGCAACAAACCTAAAGAGGAATGTCAGGAAAAGTAAAGCGAAACAAAAAGCAGTAAGCCACTGTAAAAAAGGTCAAACGAATAGCATTAAAACTAATCATTGCCAAAGCACTACCTCGAATCGTGTTAATAATTCTAGAAAATCAAATCGCAAAAGCCCGAAGTTTACAAAGAGTACACTAGAGGACACTTCCCGCCTTGGACATTTGACGAGCCCAGTCAAGTCAAACAGAAAGCACTGTTTGGCATCGAGTCTTCGGTCAAACAGCTCCAAAAAACTTGTACAATCTaagttggaaaaaaatcaaGCCACCCCACCAGCATGTAAAGTTTCTCCAAAAAGCCAACGTTCAGCTGCAAAGACCAAGGTAGCGCCCACTCCCAAGAAGCGACGAAAGAAGCATAAACCGAAACCGTTTTCTTCCATCTTTGCTCCCAAGGAGCCAGAGATTAAATTAAAGTATATTCATTACAGGGAGGAGAGAAAGGACTTTCGGTATGATAATTTCTCCCCTTTTATCCGCGTTCATCGGAAACGTTCATCGACGTCGCTGTGTTCAGTCGTGAATTACCCAGAAGAGGGCAAGACGCCGCAGAACAGGGCGCAGCGAGAACTGACGGATAATAGCGGTAACTTTATTTCTGAAACTGTACCCAGCAGTTCTTGTCTCCACCTGGGACGTAGGTCAACTCAGGGTCAACACCGGGACTCCCTCGTCTGTTGCCTGTGTGGACTCTCTGCCAATGCGATGGACTTGGGGGATCTCCACGGTCCCTATTACCCTGCAGGGTACAAGCCGAGCACTAAGGAATCTGCATGTTCGCCCACCCTTAAAGGTGACACGGATTGCGACAGTGATTCTTCGAGCTGTAGCGACGCGGGCAGGAGGAGAAAACGTGCATTTGTACCTTCGTCCTGGAGCCATAAACCGGCGAATCAGCGGTGGCAGAAGAGCTACCCGTTAAGCCGCCACAGGACCGCGGACAACACGGGCAGCCCCGCAGCAAAACGCGCTTGTTCAGAAATGTGGAATACAGATGGTGAGGACTGGTACAGCCCTCCGGTGTTGCCCCTTGATTCCTGTGAGTACTGGCTGCACGAGGACTGCGGCATCTGGTCAGCAGGCGTGTTCTTGGTGAAGGGCAGAATCTATGGCTTGGTGGAATCTGTCAAAGTGGCCCAGGAGATG ATGTGCTCGGCATGCTCTGCCCCTGGTGCGACGCTAGGCTGCTTCTTCAAAGGTTGTCCCAGCAAATACCACTACAGGTGTGCTCTGGAGGCAG ATTGTGTCCTCATCGAGGAAAACTTCTCCATGAAGTGCAAAAAGCACAAG AACAAGACATTTAAAGCCCCAGTGGGGATGCACAAGGATCCCAGTGGAAAGAGGCCTTCTTG A